A single genomic interval of Lathyrus oleraceus cultivar Zhongwan6 chromosome 7, CAAS_Psat_ZW6_1.0, whole genome shotgun sequence harbors:
- the LOC127100369 gene encoding gamma carbonic anhydrase-like 2, mitochondrial yields the protein MDLKNTIFCLQPTKAFLSHISTLPFPSSTFTGHNSLSLMANLARFSNKALRATYAITKNHVQSQLPSAERAFATEAAKSITPSPDRVKWDYRGQRKIIPLGQWLPKIAVDAYVAPNVVLAGQVHVWDGASVWPGCVLRGDLNKISIGFSSNVQERSVLHAAWTSPTGLPAETSIERYVTIGAYSLLRSCTIEPEVIIGQHSILMEGSLVETHAILEAGSVVPPGRIIPSGELWGGNPAKFIRTLTHEETLEIPKLAVAINDLSRDHYNEFLPYSTVYLEVEKFKKSLGISI from the exons ATGGACCTTAAAAATACTATTTTCTGTCTTCAGCCCACAAAAGCATTTCTCTCTCATATTTCCACACTTCCATTTCCCAGCTCCACTTTCACAGGTCACAACTCGCTCTCTCTCATGGCGAATCTAGCACGTTTTTCGAACAAAGCCCTAAGAGCCACATACGCCATAACAAAGAACCATGTCCAATCGCAACTACCATCAGCGGAACGCGCTTTTGCGACGGAGGCAGCGAAATCGATTACTCCTTCGCCGGATCGGGTGAAATGGGACTACAGAGGACAGAGGAAGATAATTCCATTGGGACAGTGGCTTCCGAAGATTGCCGTCGATGCTTACGTGGCACCTAATGTGGTTCTCGCCGGTCAGGTTCATGTTTGGGATGGAGCTTCCGTTTGGCCAGGCTGTGTCCTCCGTGGCGATCTTAACAAGATCAGCATCGGTTTTAGCTCCAATGTTCAGGAACGGAGTGTTCTTCACGCGGCTTGGACTTCTCCCACAG GCCTTCCAGCTGAGACTTCAATCGAGAGGTATGTGACTATTGGGGCGTATAGCTTGTTAAGATCTTGCACTATTGAGCCAGAAGTCATTATTGGGCAGCACTCCATCCTCATGGAAGGTTCATTGGTGGAGACACATGCCATTCTCGAAGCTGGGTCAGTTGTTCCACCGGGAAGGATAATTCCATCTGGTGAACTTTGGGGAGGTAATCCGGCCAAGTTTATTAGGACTTTGACCCACGAAGAAACCTTAGAAATCCCTAAACTTGCAGTTGCAATTAATGATTTAAGCAGAGATCATTACAATGAGTTCCTTCCGTATTCGACAGTATATTTGGAGGTTGAGAAATTTAAGAAGTCGTTGGGTATTTCTATTTGA